The genomic stretch AGTGTGAAACAACCCTTGCTAAATTAGCTTCAACTTTTCCTCTCCCTTAACCTCCAATCCCATATAATAGACTCACCGGGCCACTTCCACCACAGAAACATCTCTGGATCAACTTTTTTCTCAAGTCCCACAAATACTGCCCTAATCCAACCTCATAGATGTTTTGCCTGgatatggcaaaagccaccaacCGAGGCCAGGTGTCGACCTGGAACCCCATACTTGCTCAAAAACCATTTTAAGATGTCTGCCAATATTATTTGCCACAGAAGTCGGTCAAGATCGAGGCAGGGGTCAATGTCTTGCCAGGGATACAAGGGTCCAGAGCAAACCTTTAGCCGTGCATACATGTGAGTgctcagtcgatcagtcgtgtctcactctttgtgacaccatggactgtggcacaagcccccccaccccatctcctctgtccatgggatttcccaggcaagaatagtggagtgggatgCGTTTTCCTCCTCTAGAGTACCTTCCCACCTAGGGAATGAACTTGcatctcacacattgcaggcagattctttaacactgagcctccagggaagccatgaGGAAACACAGGGACTTCTCAGAGGAGCAGAACACTCACTGAGAATCCTTAACCCAAGGGAGGTGCCTGTCCAATCTGTGATACCCTGGGCAAGATCAGCTTGGGAACAGGGTGTTGTGTGTCCACACAGAGGCTGCTGCAGAAGATGCTGGATCCTGGAAATGACCTCCAAATAAGTCGGTGGGGGCGGGGTACAGTTTGGGCCTCCTTGCAATCAAAGGCCTGAGGTTCTTATGTACCCACACAAGAACCCAACCACACCTAACAGTCTTATCCCATAAGGTGCATGAGGAGTACTTGCCATGAGAGCTGCCACATATACATCCTGGAGTGCCCCCCTGGGGCTGTGTTCCCAGCCTTGGTGCCAGAGCACAGATGTCCTCATGGAGGCCGGGGCGGCAGCTCACCTGCAGTGACCTCTGTTCCCCACTCCATCTCCCAGCCAGCCCCGGGCAAGTCTGATGGGATCTCCAGGGGCTTGCTGCTTCCATGTCTCTAGGGCTGTTGACCATCTTTACAGCCTGCACACTTGGGACCCAGATTCCTCTCCTGCCTGGCTCCTTTCTGAATCCTCATTGAAGTCTGGGACCTCTGGCGCTTGGGTGAGTCTCCTCCCAGGCAACTGCTAGAGCTTGACCTCTGCTCAGACAGCCTGACTGGGGTCACCAAAGTCCTAGTGGGCTCTGCGGGTGGCTGACCAGACACCTCTCTGCCTCTAACACTCAGGCTCAAAAGCCAGGACCTCACAGTTACATTCACAAGACCCCGAGCTTACTCCAACACCCTCTGCAGGGATTCCACAGGAACTGAATGGTCTGATACACCTCAGGACCTTAGAGATGTGCCCCGCACTTCCATGGCAATGACTACTGCTGACCCCTCACAAGACTTGCCAAGGGGCTGCATCAAGACCTGCTGGCTCCACCCAAAGCACAGTGGAAGGGGATGCTGCTATGGGATTTGCAAATAAAGTTACACACATGAGGTCATCAGGACCAGGCCCTAATCCACTCTCAGTGGGGCGTGGGGAATGGGGGGTAAGAAGGACAAAATCCAAGGCCAGGTTCCGGGGGAGAGTGGGCGCTGTGAGCAGCAGGGGTGGGGGACATCGGGGCTGGGCCTCATGAGGAGGAAGCCCCCAAACCCAACAGGGGCCTTTGGCAGCTGGCTGCTGCCCTCCTGATGGAGACTGAGCACAGCCCAGAGGGGGCAGACAGAGAAGCacgtggggggcgggggcaggctgTGGGTCTTTTGTGGGGGTGGGTAGAATCCCTGCAGCCAGTTCCCTGTGGGGCAGCCTCTCTCAAGGGTCAGAGGTGAGGGATTTTAGTCTCTGGAAGAGGAACCACACTCGGAgtggtctgtgtctgtgtgttctcCTGACTTGAGGATTAACCCCCAGGTGCCCGTGTCCCTTCAGAACAAATGGTCGTTGACAAAAATTCTTCTGCTCAAAACTCACTGGACCTGGGTCACCATATGACCCTTCCTAAGTGAAGAGGCCTGGCAGGGTCGTGTCCCCATGTgtgcagggagagaggaagacaagAGGTGCCTGAACACCTGACATCTCTCCAATTCCACACTGCCTAGCAGATGCTCCGCAAGAGCAGCAGTTAAAACTCTCCTTTTTTGGGGGAAGGAGAGTCTGAGCAGTTCACATGGATCTTGAAATTCTCCATCTTTTCCAAGCATCCACTGACTATCTGGCAGCTGCCATATATGTGACCAGAATCACATCAcctgttcccctttttctctggcactcagcatggATAGCTGCCCCTTTAGCTGCCTgcacccatccacacccccactgcagtgacctcaccacctccttaggCCCGGAAGTCGCTCCTGCCTTTTGATGCCAGGTACAGCCTTAACTTGGGTCTCTGCTGCCTGCACACTTTTGAACCTGCCTGAACCCAGGGATGCTGGCGGATGTTGCATGTTTACTGGCTACTACATATTTCTCGTTTATTCGCATCTCagactctttccctctctcctctggaaattgttttgttttcaggacacctcagagaattggcagcttaattagaaatggaatagaaaaccactcagaattgctgttctgtgttttcctcctggagaatgtatatcaatttcagtgtctgtgtgtgtttcggggtggagagcagtgtctccagctgggcacagctcactcaaagatcccaggattctagtcacacagcaggtcctgtccacttttgcagcatctcttcactcatttcatccaaGTGAAATCTAGACCATGCtcacaagtgaaaataaaaaattccagaTGACCAAAGAATCTGTTATTTCAATGTACTTGTTAAtcagcttcccaaggcagagacaAGAGGGCTAGTACAGGGAATACTGGCCATATATCAAAGAtcaagattcacatttctctaggtTTCCTAGCAGATGGTGGATAGAAAACACCTATTTCATCCCTGTGGTCAACAGCTATGGGACAAGAGCCAggaccccttcctgcctgccctagaaagagatctctctggggtttatccaagaagcaaaaggacacctcacagcaaTGATCCATTCAGAGATTCCCCTCTGTCCCAAGACAAACCTCATGTGACTGCGACTCCTGGACCATTGCTGtaagtgtgggggtgtcctgcttctcctagtgtccccactgttaACATGGCCTTTCACGAAGCAGAGAAACTGTACATGTCTTTGGAATAACTGAGCCAGTGAGCAGGGGTCTCAGATAGTCTGCTACTTTTTTTAATAATCCaggaaaattcaattaactgaGATAATTCAGTTATTGTGAATGACAGACAAGAAGGACATAAGCATGAATTCACTATGATTCCTTTTATTATCTAATTCTTCTCCATTCAATACTAGTGCTTTGTAAGTTCATGTTTTCAAAACTGTTCTAATTTCTATTCCATTGTATTCTGTTCAAGaccacaaaagaaaatggaaaacttcCCAATCTTTTACGAAACAGCAAAACTCAAGGTTCTGAACTGAGTAACCACAAATACACTCAGACAATATCATTCACAAAGCCAATGAAGCTTCTTCAGCCTTCTATGAAACCAAGCTTtgaaaaatttctaaagaaaaaagagacGAATCCCCATGTCATCACAGAGAACAGGAACCAAAACATGCTACacactggttcccccaactggcccgggccctcacttctgagaaagctgactactccctcttcaatcacagaaGGAAGGCTCAatctggctgctgctctggctcaggccccctattcctcTTCCCTCTCATCCTTTCCAGACTTAAATGGGAAGGCCCTCAAAGGCCTTTCATTGACCCTGAGCATAAATgccatgacttgccacttgctggtctccacataggcccggggactccacaggaactcatagcgggcagggtggctgtcaggcacctgctggtacctCAAGTATCCCTCCtgcacccacacttgggtcagcagctccctgggCTCCCCAAAGACACAGTGCTCCCTCCCAACATACACCACCATCCTGCTGAGTGCTTCCCAGACCGCCTCCTTAGGGGCCGGGTCTCCACACCGCATGATTACGCTAAGGACCAGCACCAAGAAGCCGGCCTTGGGCAAGCCCTCCCCATCGCTCAGCATCTCATcacaggtgaggcccagggtggggaccaAGATGTAGGTGTGCTCTGCTGGGTCCACCTCCTTCACATCCACGccaaagaccagctgcaggcacTTTGAAACTTCACTGAAGACCATCGGgaagtgctcctggttatccctgaggaccttactcagcatttccgcctgggaggtcagctccttggctcGATACTTGAGGAGCAAGAACTTCAGCAGGTTAGCCATCATTCTATCCAGACTTTCttggggcaaggcctccacatTAGCGGAGGAGGATCCTAGGGCATAGGAGGCCAAGTGGGATGCAgcctcccccacctcagcctccaagaGTGGCACCTCGAcagggccctgggcctcgcctgggTCCTGAAAGTCTTCCTCGGGTTTGCTGAGCTCACTCATCTCAACCACGAACACAATGCCTGAGGTCAAACAAGACACGGAAGTGAGGCAGAGGTACAGATAGGGACcaagggcctctgggagagaggagCTGTGAGCAACCTGGGCTAAGAAATGCATCCTGGATGGTACGATACAGGCCACTAACAGCTCTCACCTTGAGGGGTGCTCTCAGTCCTCACAGgagagctcctcctgggaggccagtcccctggctacccgaAGGAGGAAGAGTGGTGGCTCCCCAGGCTGCAGTCAACACAGCCCGAGATTTCTGGGTCCAATAAATTGGAAGGAATCGGGGTCTTCTGGGCCCCCCCTCTGTCCTGGGATAGGGAGCCTCTGGTTCACTTCAGGTCAccctctcaccttgactcctgatacTGCTTGGACCTCCTCTGCTCTCTGAActcaggacacaggcttcagaTCTCTGCCTTCGCTTCCTGGTTCCTGGAGTTCCTCTGAGAGAAATGGAGGTGACATCTAAGGGCAGTACTGTGGCACATCCCTGTGCCTTCTGTGCTGGTAGGAGGGGGCGGACACTGGGAGTACAGCCAGTTGTGTGGTGGGTCCCTTGTAGTTCTCACCTTTCCCCTGGCATGGCCTGTACcgtcccctttggaggagtagaaggaaactcaaaacaagacactgaggaaaccatatctgaaagagtcacgtgaaccccaatgttcatcacagcactgtttatagtagccaagacatggaagccacctagatgcccatcagcagacgaatggataaggaagctgtggtacatatacaccgtggaatattactcagcccttaaaaagaattcatttgaatcagttctactgAGATGGAAGAaaccggagcccattatacagagtgaagtaagccagaaagataaagagcattacagcatactaacacatatatatggaatttagaaagatggtaatgataaccctatatgcaaaacagaaaaagagacacagatgtacagaacagacttttggactctgtgggagaaggcgagggtgggatgttttgagagaacagcatgtatattatctatagtgaatcagatcaccagcccaggtgggatgcatgagacaagtgctccggcctggtgcactgggaagtcccagaggaatctggtggagagggaggggggaggggggatcgggatggggaatacatgtaactccatggctgattcatgtcaatgtacaacaaaacccactgcaatgttgtgaagtaattagcctccaactaataaaaataaatgaaaaaaaaaaacaactcaacattcaaaaaacaaaacaaataaaataataataaagtaacatGACCAGTATTAAAATACATGGCCAGTattaacaacacacacacacacacacatacagacacacaaaaaaacaagacACAAGCCTGAACAGAAAGTGCTGTGGGGCCCCACATGCAGCTGCAACTGCCCAGGTCCTCGCGAGGGTTCTAGGCTGCGGAGATGCTTGGTCCTCAGCTCCTCTTcacgtcctgcctggcctcccagcactgaccacaggggcgggggtctgcTCAGTCCAACCTCGGGGttggggagtccagcctctgccaacctgaaGCCTCCACCTCCGCCCGTAAAACGTCACCTCCCGAGATCCCTAAGCCAGCagtcaagaaactgctcaccctgctcaccccactctgggccctccaagaccctcttgcaagggccaagatccctccctgtTGGGGTCGAACCGCTTCAATCCTTCCTCGCATAGAGCTTGGGCTCCAGGAAGGACACGCAAATGTCCCGTCCGCCATTTTGAGACCCCGCCGCTTTCACAAGGCCTCCAGTCCCTCTGACACCGGCAtgtgaggaagtcagacagaccgAGTGTGCTCTTCTCACCCTAAGGGCTCCCAGGGACGACTACAGGGATGGGGATCTCTGGGGTTCCATTGATCCTCACTCAGGGCCCCCACAGTCCTCCTTCAGGAACCTCACCTTGCCTCCGCGCAGGACCTGGATTCTCGCCTCTCCGcaactgaagccccgccccttataCCAGGACCCCAGTCTCTTGAAGACCCGGAGGTCAGGTCAGCTCACGACTGTGGCACTCATCCTGAGCCCACGGTTGCCGTGCACTGACAACAGATTCAggcttctctgaggtctcctctgattAGGGGTTCAGGGTCCTCTAGtcccttttcagggtcctcaaggTCTTCAACCCTGCAGGGCCTGGGAATCGGCCCCCCTGAGTCCCCTCCCCTCATGCGAGGTCGCCAGTCAGAGACCCAATGTCAGGAAGTGAGCGCATGCACTTTGGGCTCATTGTATCCCAGGTCCAACAAGGACCAACACcagctccaggcttttctgaggtctcctctgattagggtccagggtcccctcagTCGCCCCTCAGGGTCCTCAAATTGAAACCCAGGAGGAGCTGAGattcttccctctgctcacctgaggctacaccccctttcccaggtccccagtttctctgagacccagatgtcaggaaatgcagcatgtgctCATCCACACTCTGTGCTCCCTGAGACTTCATGTGAGGGTCCTGCCACTGGTCAACACAAGGGACATCCCCAGATCTGCCAGGGCTCAAGATGAGGTTCCTGAGGGAGGATGTaggaaccccacagattcctgaccctgctgtcagccctgggccaccctggtggtgggatgagCACTTGGCAGCCTCTTCTGACTCCCGCATCTGTGTCTCAGAGACATTAGGCAATTGTTAGAAGGGGCAGGGCCTCAGATGGGCAGTGGgaaagatcttctttcttttgagagtcaaggtgaggacactgaggaaggactgaggggaccctggaccccagagcagagtgggctATGGGGGGACATATGGTGGATGAACATATGCTGCATTTCGTGACTGGGTctgagagagactggggacctggtaTGGGGGCTGACTTCCTAATATCCGGATTTCAGACTGGTGTCCTAGTATCGAGAGCAGAGTTCCTGACATCTGTGTCTCAGAAAGCCTGGGGTCCTGGTGTGAGGGTTGGGGCATTAGTAGGGGAGAGGAGGGAATCTGAAGTCATACCTGGAGATAAGGTGAGGTCCCtgagggaaggctgaagggaCCCCAAGTGAAAACTCTAGGGATCCAAAGATAAGAGTGGtagaaccccacagatccctgccCCTGCCATTGTCCCTGGGAGCCCTCGGGGTGAGAAGAGCACCCTATGTCTGTCCTGAGTTCTTGACATCCAGCTCTGTGATACAGGGGACctggtgtgaggagcagggactaCAGTGGGGAGACGACAGAGCCTAGGTCCTCCTGGAAGTCAAGGTGAGGACCCTAAGGGAGGACTGAGGGAAGCCAGATCTCAGAAGAGAGGGAACCCTGGTAGTCCATGGGCCTgaggaatagggggcctgagccagaacagcagccagggtaatccttccctctgtgattgaagagggagtagtcagccttctcagaagtgagggcccggtccagttgggggaaccagtgcacAGCATCTTTGGGCTCCTGTTCTGTACaatgacatggagattcatctgttttccttagaaaatcttcaaACTTTGATTGTTTTCCcaaaaggctaaataaagttTAGTGTCATAACTTGGTGAATGAGGTTGATCACTATGTGTTTGTGCTTACACAGTTGAAGAACAAGAGTATTGCTTTTTTGTAagagattggaaactcttccaTTTAGTTTTTTGACCCTGAATGGGACACAATGGAATTAGAATAGAACCGTTTCGGAAATGTGAGCTTGTGGTAGAGTGGTGgagtccttcagttgtgtccgactctttgcgaccccatggactgtagcccacaaggctcctccatccatgggatttttcaggcaagagtactggagtgggctgccatttctttctccaggagatcttcctgacccagggatggaacacgggtctcccaaTTGTAGActgatgctttaccttctgagccaccagggaagcactaatatTGACGGGGCAAGAATTAGATgataaaagtaattgcaatgaattcatccatctgtccttcttgtgtgtcattctcaaaaactaaatcATCTTTATTTGGGTTTGCCTGGCTTATTTAAGGAATTAGCAGACAATTAATCTGAGGCCCCTGTTCACTAGCTCATATATTCCGAAGACCTTTACAGAGTATCTGCTCCAGGAAAGTCCGTGACaggagtggggacactaggagaagcaggacactCCCACACCTAGAGCAAAGGTCTAGGAGCCGCAGTCAcacaaggaaggtggagagacctcCCTTAGTCGCACTGAACAAGGCAACACGAGATACGGCGGTGGGGCTCCAGGAGGAGCACTCGAGTTTCAGTGCCTGAGCCAAGGTGGTTTGGGGCTTTAGGACActgggttccttctgtgggagGTGGTCGAGGTGAGGCAGGCATGTGGCAGCCCTTAGACTTGCAGACAGTGTGTCTTCGGGGTGATGGCAAAGTCTGAAATGGATCATTGTTGTAAGGTGTCCATTTGCATCTTGGATAAAGCCCAAAGACATCTC from Cervus elaphus chromosome X, mCerEla1.1, whole genome shotgun sequence encodes the following:
- the LOC122689840 gene encoding melanoma-associated antigen 8-like translates to MKSQGAQSVDEHMLHFLTSGSQRNWGPGKGGVASGTPGTRKRRQRSEACVLSSESRGGPSSIRSQGIVFVVEMSELSKPEEDFQDPGEAQGPVEVPLLEAEVGEAASHLASYALGSSSANVEALPQESLDRMMANLLKFLLLKYRAKELTSQAEMLSKVLRDNQEHFPMVFSEVSKCLQLVFGVDVKEVDPAEHTYILVPTLGLTCDEMLSDGEGLPKAGFLVLVLSVIMRCGDPAPKEAVWEALSRMVVYVGREHCVFGEPRELLTQVWVQEGYLRYQQVPDSHPARYEFLWSPRAYVETSKWQVMAFMLRVNERPLRAFPFKSGKDEREEE